DNA from Ruficoccus amylovorans:
GGGCGAGAACCGCATGGACGTTTTTGAGCTGTCTTTCGGTGTGGTCGGTTCCTGGTCCGGGGCCGAGGCCACCCAGAAGTTCATCCACGACGACATCCTGCACACCACTCAACCGATGGGCTGGAGCAATCAACTCGCCAACGAGTTCGCCTTCAACCTCTCCTGGCAGCGCTACTGGAGATACCAGCTCACGGACGAAATCAGCAAGACCTTCGGGGCCGACTTTGTCGGGAACGCCGGGTTCACCGCAGGGAACGTCTATGTCTATGGTAACGCCGGGTTCATGTTCCGCGCCGGGTACAACATCCCTCACGACTACGGCACTTCGCTCATCCGCCCGGCGGGCACGTACGGCAACCCCGTCAATAACAGCGATCCCCGCCTGGCCGATTCGCTCGATTTCAGCATCTATGGCTTCGCCGGTACCCAGCAGTACATCATGGGGCGCAATATCTTTCTCCAGGGCAACACGTTCGCCAATAGCGCCAGCATCGGCATGAAAAACTGGGTCGGTGACTTCAGCATGGGCATTGGCGCCACCACCGGGCCGTTCATGTGCAACTTCACCATGAACTGGCGCTCGAATGAGTTCGACGGTGAAAGCGGCGGTCAGTGGTTTGGCTCGCTCAATATGAGCGTGCTTTTCTAGCGCCTGTTCAGGCAAACGAAAAAGATCCTAGCCGCACCCTCGCCTGCAAATAGGATAACGATTTCTCACAGAAGGCCGGGAAGAACTGTAAATGTCGTCGCTTGACGGCTTTTTACGCTCTTCCCGGCCTTCCTGTTTAAAATGCCGCCGAGTATTCGCTGGGGTAACTACATGCCGATGTAGGCAATGGTCTCCAGAATGGCGGCTTGGATATGCTGGATGGCACGGGCGAGCGCCTGCCCGATGAAGTCCATTTTGGCCACCTCGGCGATGCGGGGGCGGGCCTTCTCCAGCTCCTGTTCGGTGAAGACATAGGGGCTTAGGTCGCAGGCCTTCATCAGGCAGATGATGACCACGTCCTTGGGGTCCGGGATGGCCCCGCTCAGAATCACCTCGCGGATGCGGGACTTGACCTCGGCCTCCTGCGAGCCGTCGATCACCGGGT
Protein-coding regions in this window:
- a CDS encoding lipid A deacylase LpxR family protein, yielding MKKLCAAFVTLLLALPAFGQQATIVNGKAASMDNFSFKWENDTFAGTDKWYTNGLEFNWTLADVRTWDTPTDSEAWAQGNFSSKLPDWAQFLVSTLPFSEDYDNNQYRVGFSFGQNMYTPANIRIAAPQPNDRPWAGWLYLAPSFIVQGENRMDVFELSFGVVGSWSGAEATQKFIHDDILHTTQPMGWSNQLANEFAFNLSWQRYWRYQLTDEISKTFGADFVGNAGFTAGNVYVYGNAGFMFRAGYNIPHDYGTSLIRPAGTYGNPVNNSDPRLADSLDFSIYGFAGTQQYIMGRNIFLQGNTFANSASIGMKNWVGDFSMGIGATTGPFMCNFTMNWRSNEFDGESGGQWFGSLNMSVLF